DNA sequence from the Camelus dromedarius isolate mCamDro1 chromosome 24, mCamDro1.pat, whole genome shotgun sequence genome:
AAGCACCTATCCTCAGTGGAAATcatgaaagagatttttaaaaaactgtagaATTCTGAATCATGGAGGGATAATCAGAAATCTGCATTGTATGCAGAATCTCATTCACCAATGTTAGGTAGATGGGACATTACTAAATGTAGtgtgttacagatttttttttttttgcacgtgcggtaaaatatacagaaaaaaatataccatgttaatcatttttagtgtacagttctgtggcattaagtaccttcaaatcgttgtgcaaccatcaccactatccatcttttcatcatcccaaactgtaACAGCATATCCATTAAATACTCCCCACTCCTCcaacccagcccctggcaactactatctgaatttctctctctgtgaatttgactactctagctACATCATGTAAGTGGAATCTCACAGcgtttgcccttttgtgtctggcttatttcatgttacagacttttaaaatatgcagctCTCATTTGCTCATTTGCTGTCCTTTATACTTAATGTCTATGTTCCTGTCACTGCGTTACCAGCCCTTTAAACACGATCATTTTGATATGGGATATTTCACAACCATTAAGTATTATTCCATCTATCAAAAAGCCAAAACCTATTGGGTTCAGTTACTTGCCAAGAATGTCTgttactgctgtgtaacaaatgagcCATGATCTTGCtggcttaaaataacagtagTTTATTATTGATCAGGTTTCCATGGGGTGCCTGGGCTGGTTCCCCTAGGCTCCTTCTTGTGGCTACAAACAGCTAAGGGGTCTACTGAGCTGGTCAGTGCAGATGGTTTCTCTCCATGCCCCGCAGCATCTCCATCCCCTACATGTGGCCTCTcattcagtttccttacctggaGTCTCAGGGCCATGTCCATAAGGGTGGGGGCTTCCAAACCCCCACAGTGGGCTTCTGTCACACTCTATTAGTTACAGCAAGTGACCAATCTGGGCTGAAGACCAATCCAGATTCAAGGCCACATTGCAAAGGAGCCTGCATACTTTATGGGAGGATTTGTGGTCAGTAAACAATCAACACGTTAAGGCCCTTATGTGGTTGAGAATGGGAACTGTCAATCAAATCTAAATTTTAGCCCAATGTGAGTACCCATGACTTTACACAGCCTGTGGTCAGCCACAGTTCAAGGTCTTTTGTTGTACTGGAACTTTTCCCATATCCTTTGAGGTAGATGGATACGTTAAGCcttttaaacagaaattttagTTGAGAAAATTACACTGTCTCCTGACTCAGGTTACCCATGACTCTGGGTACAGTTCCACGGGAATCGTGGGGGCTATTTGTCATGCCAACCTGCTCTGGTCATGGTTGGTCATACCAACCCTCGCTGGTCTGGAGGAGGCCAGGTTTCAGCGTCTGGTCGTCTGAGACTGAGGCGATTGGCGTGTAGGGGTCCCTGCAGCCTCCACTCCTGTCCGTTGCAAGGCAGGGACCGACGGCCAGGTCCTGTAGGGAATGTGCGTGTTGGGTGAACAGTGACCGCAACGTTTTGGTGGCCTGAGTTGTCTGAAAGGCCTTCTGTGGAATGGAGGGCCGGCTTCTCCGCACCCTTACGCCCTGTCGATGGCGGATGCAGGGAGGTTAAGGAATCGAGCCCGCGTTCCTTTGCCCTGGGACCGGAGCACAGCAGCCCCGGAGGCGGGCTACCGGAGGGTGAGCGCCGGGGCCAATCAGCGTGCGAGGGCGGGgtggcctgggggcggggcctccccGTAACCCTTTCCTGCCCGAGGGGCTCTGCCTGCGGAGGCGCAGGCGCTGTCTTACTGCGGCGGCCCCCAAGTCCCCTGTACCGCCATGTCGTCCTGTGGAGCGGAATGGGGAGGACCGGGAAGGACCGCACAAGAGGAGCAGAGGTTGGGTTGTCCAGAGGCCGGACCAGGACGAGAAGGATAACGCTGGAAATGTCCCGTTACCTGAATTTCCATGAGTCTCGCCCCTCAAGACAGGGCTTCGCTGCTGCCCGGGGCTGAGCGGGCGTGTAGGGCAGGGGTGTTGGGGAGAAGTTGCAGGGGACGTGGCGCCCTTCTGGCCTTCGGCCTTGGCTGTGTGTCTACGAGGACCTAGGGGCCCCGCGCTTGGACTGACAGGCCTTGGGGAGCTGAATGTGGGCCCCAGGCCACAAACTGTCAGAACAGAAGTGGAGCGCTGGGGTATTGGAAACGCAgaacttggggtgggggtgacagCTCACAGGCTGGAAAACTGAAACGTGAGGAAAGGCCATAGGCTGTTTCTGGGCTATTGCTGAGAGGTGGGAAAGACCCTGACATGCGCTCACCATCCAGTCCCCGAGAAGACAAACCCCACACTGATGCCCCAGGGCCCGGGTCTccaggccagccctgcccctggaATCCATCCTTTTTGCTTCTCCAGACCAGAAGTCAGGGAGCCTTCAGCGACCACGGATTCCCTGGACACCCCTacagccctgtccccactcagCTGAGGCAGCGCCAGCACCAACTCGGACAAGGTCGCTGCCCTCATGGGGCCTTGGCATCCCGTGATCCTCTGGCCTGGGATGGGGGCTGGATCTAGTTGTAAATTCAGagtcctgcctcccagggccaggCTCAGAGTAACTCACAGCTGTCAGTACCTTGGTCACCCCAGCAGCCCCTTGAGAACCCTGTATTTGGCacattttacagacagagaaagaggtttGGTCAGGGAGGTGCCAGTCCCAAGGCAGCCAAGAGAGAAGATGCACTGGCCGAGAATTCTCTAGCTCCGTTCAGGTCCTCCCACACCTCTCAGCCCCTGGTGCCCTGACCACTACCCTAGATCTATTTTCCTGAACCCAGACCCAAGGGCACCTCCACTGATGGGATTTTCCCTCCTCCCTTAGGACAGAGCCCCTGGACTGCCAGGttcctctctgaggaggtggaggagaaatCCATCAGCTGGAGCCTGAGCGTGGCCTGAGGGCCAGGCCATCAGTCCCGGGATGCCCCTGCCCGAGCCCAGTGAGCAGGAGGGTGAAAGCGTGAAGGCCGGCCAGGAACCCTCCCCTGAGTCCCCTGAGATGGGCACAGATGTCGTCCCCACAGCCCGCACAAAACCCAAGGAGTTCTCCAAATTGATCTTGCTGGCGGCTTCCACTGAGAACGAGGATGGAGTGGACTCCCAGCCCAAAGGAGTGCACTGTGTCTTGTCCCTGGAGATGTCTGGCCCTGACACCTTGGCTGGGACCCCTCAGATCCTGCAAGTAGAGGAACAGGGAGGGGCAGTCCAGCCAAGCCCCCAGGTCGCTGAACAGAAACACAGCAAACCAGACACAGGTGAGTTCTGGGCCGGCTGCTGCTTCCTGGCCACCTTTGTGGTCCTGTGTGCTCAGACTGGGGTCCTGAGCAACCCCCTTTCCAGCGAGGTGGCCTTGGCCAtcccttccctgctctgagcAGGTCCTCCTTGACCTTGTCCCATGCTGGTGTGATGATCATAAGACATCATCCTGTGTACTCCCAACCCTGTGTTCCCATCCATGCCATCCATGCCTCCAGCCTTGTTTTGTGTCAGCTGATCTGGCCCCCCCCCTTGCCTTCAGCAGCCCCCAAGCCCCTGGAGTTCCTGAGGACCCCGTTTGGTGGCCGACTGCTGGTGCTGGAGTCCTTTCTGTACAAGCAGGAGAAAGCCGTGGGGGACAAGGTGTACTGGAAATGCCGTGAGCACACCGAGTTGGGCTGCCGGGGCCGGGCCATCACCCGTGGCCCGAGGGCCACCGTAATGCGGGGCCACTGCCACCCACCCGACGAGGAGGGCCTGGAGGCCCGGCGCCAGAGACAGAAGCTGCCCAGCCCGGCCCTGCCGGATGGCCTGGGgggtccccagggccctggctgccAAGCGGAGGAGCCGCTGGAGGGAGTGGGCCCGTGGCTGTGCCCAGAGGAGCCAGAGCCCACCCCGGGGCTGGTGCTGAGCAAGCCAGCTCCTGAGGAGGATGAGGGACTCCGAGCCCTGTCACTGCTGAGCTTGCCTCCCAAGAAACGCCCAACGCTGGGGACTGGTGAGTCCCCCCACCCTGGCTCTACTTTCAGGCCAAAGAGAAATGTGGGGtctcatgtgatttttttaatgtgctctcagaacagcttttaaaaatataaatgtgtccCAGTATTAATTAAGGCCATGGGCCAGAACTAGTGCTCAGAACCAGGAGGCCCAGGCCCCTCTGGAACTTCCTGATGTAGAAACTGGAGTTTTATGAGCCTCAGGTGATTCTGAACCTTAGCATTTTGGGAAGGTCAGCCTAGTGGAAGACTTGAGCTTTGTCTCTCGGGATCAAGCTCCAGCCCTAGCTCGCATACTGGGCAGCCTCAGAAGGTTTGCTAAAAGTTCTGCACTTTCAGGAGATTTCCTCTAAGATGTGTGATAGCCTAGCTATTAGGGAGATTGGACAGTGATGTGTGGGAAGTGCTCAGCCGTGGTCCAGCATGTGTTACTCCTGAGTAACTGGTAGATGGGGTGTCCACAGCAATTTTTATTACCAGTAACTGGGAAGTGGGCTTGGTCCCAAAGGCTAGGTGCCTCCTGACCTGGAAAGGATTCAGGGATTTAGGGCTTTAAGGCAGTTGCTGTGCTGGGTACCTAGTgtggggggaggaagagggaagctTGGCTGTCACTGTGTCTCCTTTGGTCCCATTTCATTTTATGGCATGTGCATGTGTTATtcaaaaattagataaaattttcaaacaaacTAAGAAAAAGTATGGCCAGGAGTGACTGAGCACACAGGCTGTGGAATCAGAGCTAGTTTGTCCCTTCccagtgtgtgaccttggacgtGGCGTGGCCTCCTCACAGGCCACCAGGAGAGGAACTGCACTTCCTCCTTGGGCCTCTAGGTGGGCTGTCAGTGGGGATGCACTGGTCCCCCTCCACCAACACGCAGCTCAGGGGAGCCACGATAAGTGTCAGCATAAAGGAGCAAATCCCCACTAGCCCGCacctccctggcctcctccccGATTCCCTCCCTAGGAGACTCCAGGCCCCTGGAGTTCCTGAGGACCTGCTATGGGGGCAGCTTCCTAGTGCACGAGTCCTTCCTGTACAAGCGGGAGAAGGCTGTGGGGGACAAGGTGTACTGGACGTGCCGGGACCACACACTGCACAGCTGCCGCAGCCGGGCCATCACCCAGGGCCAGAGGGTGACCGTGATGCGTGGCCACTGCCACCCGCCCGATGTGGAGGGCCTGGAGGCCCGGCGGCAGCAGGAGAAAGCCATGGAGACCCTGCAGGCCAGGCCAGGTGGTCCCGGGGGCCAGGTGGACAAGCTGCTCCAAGGTGTGGACAGCCTGCTTTACCGCCGGGGGCCCAGCACCCTGACTCTCACCAGGCCCCGGCCCAGAAAGCGTCCAAAGGTCAAAGATCAGGGCCTTCCGGCCCAGCCCCAAGACCTGCAGGGAACCCTGGCCGAAGACCAGGACCAGGACGAGGACCCGGGTGAGTCCCCCACACCTACTAGCCCAGAGCTAGTACCCCTCGAGTCTTGCTCCCTGAGttcccaggaggtgggggtggggggtaacaCCAGGCCTGGGTCAGATCCAGGCCCTGCTCCCGCTCAGGCCCCaagttcctcctccctccccccagccacaCTCCCATTTCTTCCCAGGAGGCCCAGAGTTCCTGAAGACCCCTCTAGGGGGCAGCTTCCTGGTGTACGAGTCCTTCCTGTACAGGCGGGAGAAGGCGGCCGGGGAGAAGATGTACTGGACATGCCGGGACCAGGCCCGCATGGGCTGCCGCAGCCGGGCCATCACCCAGGGCCAGCGGGTAACCGTGATGCGTGGCCACTGCCATCCACCTGACCTGGCAGGCCTGGAGGCCCTGAGGCAGCGGGAGAAACGCCCTGGTACAGCCCAGCGAGGGAGCCCAGGTAGGCCAGATTGGGTAGGGGCAGGATACTCAGACTGCCCACCTTTCCCAATTGACCTCCAGCAAGCATCCTCCCCATTCTTACTGGGAACCCTCTGGAAGGGGTTGTAGGTccacctctccctcttccctttccccacctcctcctcctggtcaGTGGGGTGACTGAGGGCATCACCTGTTCAGTCTCTCTTGGAGGGTGGTCCTCACCCTACTGCTCTGACATCTCTGCAGCACCTAATAAACCCTGGCTCCCCCctccttcttttttctcaagaatTTATAAAATTCATAGACAAAACTAATTGTACAACCCGGCTTCTCATTTTTCCAGTGTGAGTGGGTGACACAGTGCCCAGTGAAAAACACACCCTATAGAAGCAGTTTAAGGGCTGCAAGTGACATTTTCCTGTGATTGACTTTTCTTCAGCTGTTCTCCATAAGCATCTACCGTGGTCCCTAAGGGCTCTATGACCAGGGTCCCAGCCCCCCTCTTTTTATCTCTGTCGGCTTCACAGTGCCAGTGTTTTGACAATAACAGGCATATTACCGCCCTCCTCTTGCTGAGAGCAGCCTCCGCCCTGCCTCTCTAGTTGCCCAGCAAAGGCTCACGTCGTTTGCCTCTCTGCGATTCCCAGTCCGATACTTTCCTGAGTCATCTGAGTCACCTTCGAGCCTTTTTGGACCTAAAACTCTTTCAAACTTGAAATCTCTGTTTTTACTTCCTTCTGAATCTCTATTTCATTTCCATGTAACTTATGTGTTCACGGGATGATTTGTCCCCGCCCCatcctcacccccaacccccataCCGAATCACCACCCTGCACTTGCTCCTTACGTTGTTTCTTAGGGCATCTGCTGTCCTCTTCCCTAAAGCGTGCTTCTACCGCGatcagttggatttttttttaatctccaagtTGCCTGTTGCCTTCTGACCAGAGAAAAACTCAACCGTTACTCGCTGCCTCCTCCACTCCGCGCAGATTTTGCACTTTTTTGTCTCCATTCTGTTCTGTCAGTCTGTCCGCGGTGGCGCGGGAACACTCCTTAGCGTCCTGTCCTTCCTCACGCGGCCCTCTGTCTTCTTTGCTGCTTTATTTGTTGGCCTGGTTTTCTGCGCGTCCGTCGCTTCCCTTTCTTGCAGGCCAGCACACCGCTTGCCCCAGAGGGCTCTGCATTTTGCTCCAGCGCCGCCTCGCCCCTCTCCacgggccccgccccgccctggccccgccccttcACTGGGCCCCGCCCCCACGTCTGGGATGTCCGTTTGGCTGGACCCTCATGTCTGGACCGTCTTTATCTCGCCTGGTTTACTCCCTTGTCTTTCCAAGTCCCTCCTCTGGTCGGTATCCGAGCGATTCTCTGGAGGCTACACCACAGAGACCGTGGATCTGAAGCCATCTTGGTGGAGGTGTGGCTGTTCGTGGCTCCGGGTTGCAAATCCTCTTCCGTGGTTGTGTAATCTCTGTGCTCGAATAACCGCAGCTTTCCGAGGACTGGTCTTACACAGGCGGGGGGCTCTTTGAAGATGTAGGGCAGCGTCTCCAAACCTGGGGTACGTGGTTTTGCTGGGGGCACTTGAGGCCTTTTCAAGCCAAGAAGTCCTGTTCTTCACTTATGGAAATGTTCTCGTGTTCTTAGATGACTCTCCACTCTCCGTTTTGTGTCTTTGTTGGTCAGATGTCGCTCTTCCTGGCACACCTGTCTGATATTTCCTCGATTTGGCTGTCCAGTCCTTcgatttaatttttaactttcgCTCTTGTATTTGAATTCCTTTGCATTCCATCGACTAGAAGCGCAGCGGCCCCACCTTCCAGCCTCTGGCAGCGGCCTTGTTTTCTCCAATTCCTTTTTCTCTGTGGGCTTCTCTGGTCTCGGCCTCTCAGGGTAAAGCTTCTCTTGACCGTCTGGTGGTCCTTGGCCATCTGCCAGGCTTAAGGTGCGACTGACTGGCTCTGTGTGTGGGCACCCACTTGGCTTACTCGCAGGCCTTAGCTCTGTGGGTCTGCGGGCTGCTCAGTGCCCCAGGATGAACCTCCCGCGAGGGTGGTCTCAGCCTGGCTGCCAGCCTCCAGGGACTTGGGTGGGGAAACCGGGCGGGACGTGTCAGATTCCAGGTGCagacttcctcctccctcccaccccgcaAACGCTTCTTCTACCAGGTGCGGGCACCTATTTTACTGCTCTTCGTACAGACAACCCTCGCCAATCCCCCTGTTTGTGGCCTGCCCGGGACCCCACCCTCAGAGGGACCTTGGGCCTCCCTGGGCTTGGCCACTGGACTCTGCTTGTCCTCAGTGGCTTCCCTTTCAGGCTAGGCGAGCTTTTGGTTTGCCAGGTCTGTGACCACATGACCCTGTCTTCTGAGCCTCTAACCTAGGTCAGcatctctgccctctgccctctcctctcctctctgaatCTCTGGCCTTGTGCCCTGTGCCTTTTTCATTCCTCATTGGACATTTTCATTGACTGTCGGGGGAGCAGAAACAGGCCCCTCTACAGCCATTTGCCCCTACCCCGGCCCCAGTTCATCCAGGGCcttctcactccccacccccatggctgccactgctgctgcctTAGCAGACTCCCCAGtctgcctccacctcccctgTGTAGTCCCTGCACCTGGGCAGAGGAAAGGGGTTCCTCTGAGCAGAAGGGCACTGCCACTTCCCGGGTCCCTCCTCTCAATATATCAGGGCAGCaacccaggcccctccccacctccccttgcTGCCCTAAGGTCAGATCCCCAGCCAGGCTGGCCGTCTGGAGGAGTCCATTCTTCTGCAGCACTAGGGGCTGTACACAACTCCTATTTTGCTCCTGATTGCTTGTCCCACAAAGGGCTGCCACTCATTCTGCCAACTTAGCAGGGATGAGTGGCCCTTGTGCCATCCCACTACCGGCCCCTTGGATAAGATGCCGCCTTCCTGCAGGCACCCAGAGATGGGGAAGATGGAGCTCTGCCTTCAGGGGCCTCCGCCTCACTAGtctcccacctcccttctctctcagGCTCAGGAAAGGAGCCCCTGGCAGCTCAGGCAAGGCTGGGTTTGGGGGAGGTGGGTAGGGGCTGTGTCCTGGGCTCCAGGGCTGTCTGGCTGTGAGGAGGCGGATGCAGTGTGGAGTGGGGTCCGTGTGTCTCTCTCCAGGAGCCTTGCTGATCTTGGCTCTGAGAACAAGGCCCTGACCCCTCCTCACTCCTCAGCTCAGAGGCCTGGCTCCAGGctctccctcccctgacccctctCCCATTTCTCCCCAGGAGGCCCTGAGTTCCTGAAGACCCCTCTAGGGGGCAGCTTCCTGGTGTACGAGTCCTTCCTGTACAGGCGGGAGAAGGCTGCCGGGGAGAAGGTGTACTGGACGTGCCGGGACCAGGCCCGCATGGGCTGCCGCAGCCGGGCCATCACCCAGGGCCAGCGGGTGATGGTGATGCGCAGGCACTGCCACCCGCCCGACCTGGGGGGCCTGGAGGCCCTGAGGCAGCGGGAGCAGCTCCGTAGCCCGGCTCAGAGGGAAGGCTCAGGTGCGGCGAGATGGGGCGGGCAGGTGCCAGATCCCAGTCTCCCTGCTGGCCCAGCAGCCCCCTGGGACAGCCCAGAACACAGGCTGGAGGCAGCCTGCTGGGACAGTCCGTCTGTGGTCCATGTCCAGTGGGCTTCAGCCACACATGTTGGTCTGTCCTTCTGGGCTGTGAGTTCCCTCAGGGTAGGGGCCACATCTGGGCTTCACACTCATGGTACTGGTCCCAGTGTGGGATGGGCCATTGGAGGGAGAAACCCACTCAGGCCACTAGAGAAAGGGGGGCTGGGGGCCACAGTGGCATTACTGGCAGCTCCAAGTGCCTGGCACCCATTTGTGGGGCGATGCTCCTGGACCTCAGAAGCATCTgtctcccctcaccctccccaccctgccccccagtGCCTTTTGGCTACCCCTATCCCTGCATCTCATGATCCTTCAATTCAGATTCTAAAAGTCTAGAAAGGGAGAATTTGCTTGGTTACTAGCTGGCCTAGGGGAGGGTGGACAGGCAGTCAGGAGGCCCCTGCTGCCCTGTCCAGACCAACTGTGGGCCTCCCAGAGcattccagcccagcccctgccctggggcgTTTGCCAGCCAGGTCAGAGTTGGAGCAGGGTCAGAGGAGGCCAGCAGGAAAGCTCAGGGTTTGGGTGGCTGCAGGCCCAGCCTGCCCCATAGCACCAGAGCCCTCAGAAAGGCAGCCAGTCTTCACCTCAGGGCATCAGGGCCATGGTGAACTGAGCTTCAGTCCCCAGGGTCctgcagaggtggggagaggtacCACAGGGCAGGGACAGCATGGGATATGCCAGGGGGGACGGTGTGGGGGAAGAGGGATACTGCAGTTTcctggctggggctggctggTGGGCCAAAGGAAACAGTCTCCATCCCTGGCACTCAGGCTCTGTCCCCTGCCTCCAAGTCCTGACCTGGGCACCCCACTCATGCATCATGTTCCTTCCAGAAGCCTTCCAGCCTCTGGAGTTCCTGAGGACTTCCCTCGGGGGCAGGTTCCTGGTGTACGAGTCCTTCCTCTACAGGAAGGAGAAGGCGGCCGGGGAGAAGGTGTACTGGATGTGTCGGGACCAGGCCCGGCTGGGCTGCCGCAGCCGGGCCATCACCCAGGGCCAGCGGGTGACTGTGATGCGCAGCCACTGCCATTCGCCGGACCTGGCAGGCCTGGAGGCCCTGAGGCAGCGGGAGCAGCTCCCCAGCCCGGCCCAGCAGGAGGACCCAGGTacggacgggggtgggggggcagaggagggggaggaaagagccATGGGTATCTTGGTCTCTGCCAGCCCAGCGTTCAGACACCTCAGGGGACAGGCACATGTGAGGAGCTTGGTTCTCTGGCCTTTCTGCCTTTCCAGAGGcttctgcctctcctctctgctggctcctcctcctgaACGTAAAAAGACACCTGAATCTGTCCTGGCCTTAAAACAACTCCCATCTGAACTgctgttttctctcctctcttttatCCTAAGGGGTCTTAACTTGTTACAAATGGTAGTATGTTTTGAAAAtctaatgaaaaaatatagaCTGCCCCAGAAGACTgtactctcacacacacacacacacacacacacacacacaagcgtgTGTGCATAAAGTTTTGCATATAATTAACCGAATCAGACTGAAAATGGGTTCCCTTCAGATAAACAGAATGTAAAGCCAGTCTTTACAAAGCACTTTGTGTCTCATATTAATGTATATCAGTATGAAAGTCCACATCTTAGAAGATACTGAAATGAATCCCAGTTGGATAAAACAACCAAAAGAAACttgatttctgctttaaaaaaaaattccatgagaAAACCACTGTTTGGCTTAACCCAGGAGAAACAGCTGTGCCATGCCTTTGGCAGGGTGAAGGGTGTCCTATCTTTGAGATCTGGTTGCCCCCCAATCTTTGGTGACAAGGTGAAGACTGCCTCTGGAGCTCCCATGGCTTATTTTACCAGGCATAGGCAGTTTGAGGCATCAGAAAACCAGAATTCCCAATGACTCCCTCGGTGGAGTCATTCTGCCTGGTTTTCTTCATCCTCAAGGCCTTGAGGGCATCGTGACAAGGTGTGTGCCTTGGCCTCTGGCAACTTCAACAAGAAAAGAATTGTTAATGcatattttcaatttgttttcctCAGAAAAGATAAAGCTTCTGCCCGAAGTTCAACTGTGCTGCAAGACTTGTTCTCTTGAAAGCCAACAGAGTTATGGGTAATTGTATCCGCTGCatcacaaattaccacaaaactTAGTGCCCCAAActaagaaatatttactatctctCACAGTGTCTGGGGTCAAGATTTTGGGAATAGTTGGGCTGGGTGGTTCCAGCTAAAGGTCTCTCAGATGGTCGAAGAAAAGATGTCAGTGGGGTACAGCCATCTGAAAGCTTGGGTAGGGCTGGAGGAAACTTCCACAGCGGCCCATTCACTCACATGGCTGTAGCTGGAGGTCTCCATTCCTCACCATCTATAGGCCTTTCCTttgggctgcttgagtgtcctcaaaCATGACAGCTATCTTCCCCCAAAATGAATGATCCAAGGGAGAGAGCAGAGCAAGAAGGAGGCCACCAACAATAGCAGAATTCATCTACTTCTCAAGCACATGTGGCAGATTCTCGAGGACAGACCACATGTAGGCCCTAAAATAAGACCccacaaatttaaaaggattgaaatcatacaaagtatgttgtttgaccacagtggaatgaaattagaagtcaatga
Encoded proteins:
- the FLYWCH1 gene encoding FLYWCH-type zinc finger-containing protein 1 isoform X4, which codes for MPLPEPSEQEGESVKAGQEPSPESPEMGTDVVPTARTKPKEFSKLILLAASTENEDGVDSQPKGVHCVLSLEMSGPDTLAGTPQILQVEEQGGAVQPSPQVAEQKHSKPDTAPKPLEFLRTPFGGRLLVLESFLYKQEKAVGDKVYWKCREHTELGCRGRAITRGPRATVMRGHCHPPDEEGLEARRQRQKLPSPALPDGLGGPQGPGCQAEEPLEGVGPWLCPEEPEPTPGLVLSKPAPEEDEGLRALSLLSLPPKKRPTLGTGDSRPLEFLRTCYGGSFLVHESFLYKREKAVGDKVYWTCRDHTLHSCRSRAITQGQRVTVMRGHCHPPDVEGLEARRQQEKAMETLQARPGGPGGQVDKLLQGVDSLLYRRGPSTLTLTRPRPRKRPKVKDQGLPAQPQDLQGTLAEDQDQDEDPGGPEFLKTPLGGSFLVYESFLYRREKAAGEKMYWTCRDQARMGCRSRAITQGQRVTVMRGHCHPPDLAGLEALRQREKRPGTAQRGSPGGPEFLKTPLGGSFLVYESFLYRREKAAGEKVYWTCRDQARMGCRSRAITQGQRVMVMRRHCHPPDLGGLEALRQREQLRSPAQREGSEAFQPLEFLRTSLGGRFLVYESFLYRKEKAAGEKVYWMCRDQARLGCRSRAITQGQRVTVMRSHCHSPDLAGLEALRQREQLPSPAQQEDPEKIKLLPEVQLCCKTCSLESQQSYGEVEDTKLDGESQ
- the FLYWCH1 gene encoding FLYWCH-type zinc finger-containing protein 1 isoform X3, whose product is MPLPEPSEQEGESVKAGQEPSPESPEMGTDVVPTARTKPKEFSKLILLAASTENEDGVDSQPKGVHCVLSLEMSGPDTLAGTPQILQVEEQGGAVQPSPQVAEQKHSKPDTAAPKPLEFLRTPFGGRLLVLESFLYKQEKAVGDKVYWKCREHTELGCRGRAITRGPRATVMRGHCHPPDEEGLEARRQRQKLPSPALPDGLGGPQGPGCQAEEPLEGVGPWLCPEEPEPTPGLVLSKPAPEEDEGLRALSLLSLPPKKRPTLGTGDSRPLEFLRTCYGGSFLVHESFLYKREKAVGDKVYWTCRDHTLHSCRSRAITQGQRVTVMRGHCHPPDVEGLEARRQQEKAMETLQARPGGPGGQVDKLLQGVDSLLYRRGPSTLTLTRPRPRKRPKVKDQGLPAQPQDLQGTLAEDQDQDEDPGGPEFLKTPLGGSFLVYESFLYRREKAAGEKMYWTCRDQARMGCRSRAITQGQRVTVMRGHCHPPDLAGLEALRQREKRPGTAQRGSPGGPEFLKTPLGGSFLVYESFLYRREKAAGEKVYWTCRDQARMGCRSRAITQGQRVMVMRRHCHPPDLGGLEALRQREQLRSPAQREGSEAFQPLEFLRTSLGGRFLVYESFLYRKEKAAGEKVYWMCRDQARLGCRSRAITQGQRVTVMRSHCHSPDLAGLEALRQREQLPSPAQQEDPEKIKLLPEVQLCCKTCSLESQQSYGEVEDTKLDGESQ
- the FLYWCH1 gene encoding FLYWCH-type zinc finger-containing protein 1 isoform X1, with protein sequence MPLPEPSEQEGESVKAGQEPSPESPEMGTDVVPTARTKPKEFSKLILLAASTENEDGVDSQPKGVHCVLSLEMSGPDTLAGTPQILQVEEQGGAVQPSPQVAEQKHSKPDTAAPKPLEFLRTPFGGRLLVLESFLYKQEKAVGDKVYWKCREHTELGCRGRAITRGPRATVMRGHCHPPDEEGLEARRQRQKLPSPALPDGLGGPQGPGCQAEEPLEGVGPWLCPEEPEPTPGLVLSKPAPEEDEGLRALSLLSLPPKKRPTLGTGDSRPLEFLRTCYGGSFLVHESFLYKREKAVGDKVYWTCRDHTLHSCRSRAITQGQRVTVMRGHCHPPDVEGLEARRQQEKAMETLQARPGGPGGQVDKLLQGVDSLLYRRGPSTLTLTRPRPRKRPKVKDQGLPAQPQDLQGTLAEDQDQDEDPGGPEFLKTPLGGSFLVYESFLYRREKAAGEKMYWTCRDQARMGCRSRAITQGQRVTVMRGHCHPPDLAGLEALRQREKRPGTAQRGSPGTQRWGRWSSAFRGLRLTSLPPPFSLRLRKGAPGSSGGPEFLKTPLGGSFLVYESFLYRREKAAGEKVYWTCRDQARMGCRSRAITQGQRVMVMRRHCHPPDLGGLEALRQREQLRSPAQREGSEAFQPLEFLRTSLGGRFLVYESFLYRKEKAAGEKVYWMCRDQARLGCRSRAITQGQRVTVMRSHCHSPDLAGLEALRQREQLPSPAQQEDPEKIKLLPEVQLCCKTCSLESQQSYGEVEDTKLDGESQ
- the FLYWCH1 gene encoding FLYWCH-type zinc finger-containing protein 1 isoform X2 codes for the protein MPLPEPSEQEGESVKAGQEPSPESPEMGTDVVPTARTKPKEFSKLILLAASTENEDGVDSQPKGVHCVLSLEMSGPDTLAGTPQILQVEEQGGAVQPSPQVAEQKHSKPDTAPKPLEFLRTPFGGRLLVLESFLYKQEKAVGDKVYWKCREHTELGCRGRAITRGPRATVMRGHCHPPDEEGLEARRQRQKLPSPALPDGLGGPQGPGCQAEEPLEGVGPWLCPEEPEPTPGLVLSKPAPEEDEGLRALSLLSLPPKKRPTLGTGDSRPLEFLRTCYGGSFLVHESFLYKREKAVGDKVYWTCRDHTLHSCRSRAITQGQRVTVMRGHCHPPDVEGLEARRQQEKAMETLQARPGGPGGQVDKLLQGVDSLLYRRGPSTLTLTRPRPRKRPKVKDQGLPAQPQDLQGTLAEDQDQDEDPGGPEFLKTPLGGSFLVYESFLYRREKAAGEKMYWTCRDQARMGCRSRAITQGQRVTVMRGHCHPPDLAGLEALRQREKRPGTAQRGSPGTQRWGRWSSAFRGLRLTSLPPPFSLRLRKGAPGSSGGPEFLKTPLGGSFLVYESFLYRREKAAGEKVYWTCRDQARMGCRSRAITQGQRVMVMRRHCHPPDLGGLEALRQREQLRSPAQREGSEAFQPLEFLRTSLGGRFLVYESFLYRKEKAAGEKVYWMCRDQARLGCRSRAITQGQRVTVMRSHCHSPDLAGLEALRQREQLPSPAQQEDPEKIKLLPEVQLCCKTCSLESQQSYGEVEDTKLDGESQ